A stretch of Mya arenaria isolate MELC-2E11 chromosome 14, ASM2691426v1 DNA encodes these proteins:
- the LOC128216234 gene encoding polypeptide N-acetylgalactosaminyltransferase 3-like, translated as MHDVQKDISSNDIDIDGTFQNNKLSLSEILEKINTSTDVMERIRYGPGEGGIPVDIGKLNISLPQFKANNDKHRFNTFISDLVSLRRKIMDIRPADCQKIEYPDDLPQIGVVIIFRDEWPSILLRTVYSVLQMTPEKLLKEIILVDDGSKDIELRLKVEIHAKALKKVRIVRHETSRGLMMARQAGIEAVTARYFAVLDGHMEVGTKWVEPLLHRLVQEPNALLCSHVGSINQQDFHFELSTNDPYDLKVDNQFPFFDQVTLDQRWTFYSDDFRQTRNQSVAPIPYAVIQGMMMVMRKEFFMTIGGFDPGMRIWGSEQIDISVKTWLCGGRIEMVPCSTVAHMFRITPWGGFTKENDFHSNNKIRFARVWLDPPYSELFEDYVRTRNVTVGDLSERMSIRRRNKCKPYQYFVNVVQSISDVYIPRDIERKGQIKNRASKLCFDLAKENGKYKLIQYACHAIIPANQYYILTPTGQIRSIEGNTVSVVIEDDTVKVEAVVRQVDRGENGTKWIYESDGSIRSEDFLNLCITATKERSPMMTNCDGSPAQSWIFGKKT; from the exons ATGCATGATGTTCAGAAGGATATATCTTCgaatgacattgacattgatgGTACATTTCAGAACAATAAGCTGAGTTTGAGTGAGATACTTGAAAAAATTAATACATCCACAGATGTGATGGAACGAATTCGCTACGGGCCAGGAGAAGGTGGGATACCTGTTGATATTggcaaattaaatatttctttgccaCAATTTAAAGCGAATAACGATAAGCATCGATTTAACACGTTCATTAGCGACTTGGTCAGTTTACGAAGAAAAATAATGGACATTCGACCAGCTGATTGTCAAAAGATTGAGTATCCGGATGATTTGCCCCAAATTGGAGTGGTGATAATTTTTCGCGATGAATGGCCAAGCATTTTACTCCGGACGGTCTATAGCGTTTTACAAATGACACCAGAAAAACTTCTGAAGGAGATTATATTGGTAGATGATGGCTCAAAAGATATTGAACTAAGACTAAAAGTAGAAATTCACGCAAAGGCTTTGAAAAAAGTTCGCATTGTCCGCCATGAAACGTCACGTGGTCTTATGATGGCGCGACAAGCTGGAATTGAAGCCGTAACAGCCAGGTATTTTGCTGTTTTGGACGGACACATGGAGGTCGGAACTAAATGGGTTGAACCCCTTCTTCATCGTTTGGTCCAAGAGCCCAATGCATTGCTTTGCTCTCATGTAGGCAGTATAAACCAACAAGATTTCCATTTCGAGCTCTCTACCAACGATCCATATGACCTCAAGGTTGACAACCAGTTCCCATTCTTCGACCAGGTGACGCTTGACCAAAGGTGGACCTTTTACAGTGACGATTTCCGCCAAACGCGTAATCAGAGTGTTGCGCCGATTCCATATGCAGTTATTCAAGGCATGATGATGGTCATGCGCAAAGAGTTCTTCATGACTATTGGCGGATTTGACCCGGGCATGCGTATTTGGGGGAGTGAACAGATTgatatttctgtaaaaacttGGCTCTGTGGTGGCCGCATCGAAATGGTTCCGTGCTCAACTGTTGCTCATATGTTTAG AATTACTCCATGGGGTGGTTTCACGAAAGAAAACGATTTTCACTCAAATAACAAAATCCGCTTTGCGCGTGTATGGCTTGATCCGCCATATTCTGAACTGTTTGAAGACTATGTACGCACCAGAAATGTTACCGTGGGGGACCTGTCCGAAAGAATGTCCATTCGACGAAGAAACAAGTGCAAGCCATACCAATACTTCGTCAACGTTGTTCAATCCATATCGGACGTTTATATTCCAAGAGATATTGAAAGGAAAGGTCAAATTAAAAACCGGGCTAGTAAGTTGTGCTTCGATTTGGCAAAAGAAAATGGAAAATACAAGTTAATTCAGTATGCTTGTCATGCCATTATTCCGGCCAATCAGTATTACATTTTGACACCTACTGGACAAATTCGCTCCATTGAAGGCAACACGGTGTCTGTTGTCATAGAAGATGATACTGTGAAAGTTGAGGCCGTTGTAAGACAAGTGGATAGAGGCGAAAACGGAACAAAGTGGATATATGAATCTGATGGAAGTATACGGAGTGAAGATTTTTTAAATCTCTGCATTACGGCAACAAAAGAAAGATCGCCTATGATGACGAACTGTGACGGTAGTCCTGCTCAGAGTTGGATCTTCGGGAAAAAAACCTGA
- the LOC128216235 gene encoding polypeptide N-acetylgalactosaminyltransferase 3-like encodes MHDVQMEMSSNGIDMNGTFQQNKLSLSEIYKKMNTSIDVTKRIRYGPGEGGIRVDIGKLNISLQQFKANNDKHRFNTFISDLVSLRRKIMDIRPADCQKIEYPDDLPQIGVVIIFRDEWPSILLRTVYSVLQMTPEILLKEIILVDDGSKDIELRLKVAIHAKALEKVRIVRHETSRGLMMARQSGIAAVTARYFAVLDGHMEVGTKWAEPLLHRLVQEPNALLCSHVGRIDKDDFHFELSTNDPYDLQFDDHFPFFDQVTLDQRWTFYSDDFRQKRNQSVAPIPYAVIQGMMMVMRKEFFMSIGGFDPGMRIWGSEQIDISVKTWLCGGRVEMVPCSTVGHMFRITPWGGFTKENDFHSRNKIRFARVWLDPPYSELFEDYVSTRNVTVGDLSERMSIRRRNKCKPYQYFVNVIKSISDVYIPRDIKRKGQIKNRASKLCFDLAKENEKYTLIQYSCYAVSPPNQYFIFTPTGQIRSIEGNTVSVVIKNDTVKVEAVVRQVDRGENGTKWIYEPDGSIRSEDFANLCITATNERSPMLTKCDGSLAQSWIFGKKRDAAVAKP; translated from the exons ATGCATGATGTTCAGATGGAAATGTCTTCGAATGGCATTGACATGAATGGTACATTTCAGCAGAATAAGCTGAGTTTGAGCgagatatataaaaaaatgaacacatcGATAGATGTGACGAAACGAATTCGCTACGGGCCAGGAGAAGGTGGGATACGTGTTGATATtggaaaattaaatatttcgtTGCAACAATTTAAAGCGAATAACGATAAGCATCGATTCAACACGTTCATTAGCGACTTGGTCAGTTTACGAAGAAAAATAATGGACATTCGACCAGCTGATTGTCAAAAGATTGAGTATCCCGACGATTTGCCCCAAATTGGAGTGGTGATCATTTTTCGCGATGAATGGCCAAGTATTTTACTCCGGACTGTCTACAGCGTTTTACAAATGACACCAGAAATACTTCTGAAGGAGATCATACTGGTAGATGATGGCTCAAAAGACATTGAACTAAGACTTAAAGTAGCGATTCACGCAAAGGCTTTGGAAAAAGTTCGCATTGTCCGCCATGAAACGTCACGTGGTCTAATGATGGCGCGCCAAAGTGGAATTGCAGCAGTAACAGCCAGGTATTTTGCTGTTTTGGACGGACACATGGAGGTTGGAACTAAATGGGCTGAGCCCCTTCTTCACCGTTTGGTCCAAGAGCCCAATGCATTGCTTTGCTCTCATGTAGGCAGAATAGACAAAGACGATTTCCATTTCGAGCTTTCTACCAACGATCCTTATGATCTCCAGTTTGATGATCATTTCCCATTCTTCGACCAGGTGACGCTTGACCAAAGGTGGACCTTTTACAGTGACGATTTCCGCCAAAAGCGTAATCAGAGTGTTGCGCCGATTCCATATGCAGTTATTCAAGGCATGATGATGGTCATGCGCAAAGAGTTCTTCATGTCCATTGGTGGTTTTGACCCTGGCATGCGTATTTGGGGGAGTGAACAAATTGacatttctgtaaaaacttGGCTCTGTGGAGGCCGCGTCGAAATGGTTCCTTGCTCAACTGTCGGTCATATGTTTAG AATTACTCCATGGGGTGGCTTCACGAAAGAAAACGATTTTCACTCAAGAAACAAGATCCGATTTGCGCGTGTATGGCTTGATCCGCCATATTCTGAACTGTTTGAAGACTATGTAAGCACCAGAAATGTTACCGTGGGGGACCTGTCCGAAAGAATGTCCATTCGACGAAGAAACAAGTGCAAGCCATACCAATACTTCGTCAACGTAATTAAATCCATATCGGACGTTTATATTCCAAGAGATATTAAAAGGAAAGGTCAAATTAAAAACCGGGCTAGCAAGTTGTGCTTCGATTTggcaaaagaaaatgaaaaatacacgTTAATTCAGTATTCTTGTTATGCCGTAAGTCCGCCAAATCAGTATTTCATCTTTACACCTACTGGACAAATTCGCTCTATTGAAGGCAACACAGTGTCTGTTGTCATAAAAAATGATACTGTGAAAGTTGAGGCCGTTGTAAGACAAGTGGATAGAGGCGAAAACGGAACAAAGTGGATATATGAACCTGATGGAAGTATACGGAGTGAAGATTTTGCAAATCTCTGCATTACGGCAACAAATGAAAGATCACCTATGCTGACGAAATGTGACGGTAGTCTTGCTCAGAGTTGGATCTTCGGGAAAAAACGTGATGCAGCTGTTGCAAAGCCTTAA